The following coding sequences lie in one Spinacia oleracea cultivar Varoflay chromosome 1, BTI_SOV_V1, whole genome shotgun sequence genomic window:
- the LOC110787454 gene encoding uncharacterized protein, which produces MEPTYPTAQPPSPPPRQQNHHPERRWSTTRYHPTQGFTDRVLRALEHRLLLLNRSDPNFYVLGATGNVYVVNVSTTLACTCPDRATPCKHILFVLIKVLGVSLDDPFLRRRTLRPSHVTRLLANPTSTDSPLAGYTLRERFHRAFFLQSQRDVIGGTTTTNAPSVVVEEGATCPICLEEMGSESVSGERLVGCGTCRNFIHEDCFKTWKRTQRRRSVSCVICRSRWKDIISRADHDQKYLNLAAYVQENDQHVAPQSEGSSTCRDL; this is translated from the coding sequence ATGGAGCCAACATACCCTACTGCACAACCACCGTCACCACCACCACGACAACAAAACCACCACCCCGAAAGGCGGTGGTCCACCACACGATATCATCCCACACAAGGGTTCACAGATAGAGTATTGAGGGCATTAGAGCATCGCCTTCTCCTACTTAATAGGTCGGACCCCAATTTCTACGTCTTAGGTGCGACGGGAAATGTGTACGTTGTAAACGTATCAACCACCCTTGCATGCACGTGCCCTGACCGTGCAACCCCATGTAAGCATATTCTATTTGTGCTTATTAAGGTCTTAGGTGTCTCCTTAGACGATCCTTTTCTAAGGAGGCGGACTCTAAGGCCTAGCCACGTGACTCGACTCTTGGCTAACCCAACCTCTACCGACTCCCCCCTAGCCGGCTATACTCTTCGTGAGAGGTTCCACCGAGCATTCTTCCTCCAGAGCCAGAGGGATGTGATTGGTGGGACCACCACGACCAATGCGCCTTCTGTCGTGGTTGAGGAGGGTGCCACGTGTCCTATATGTCTTGAAGAGATGGGATCAGAGTCAGTGTCAGGGGAAAGGTTGGTGGGTTGTGGAACATGTCGGAATTTTATACATGAGGATTGTTTCAAGACTTGGAAAAGGACTCAGAGAAGAAGATCAGTAAGTTGTGTGATTTGTAGGTCGAGATGGAAAGATATAATTAGCAGGGCAGATCATGATCAGAAATACTTGAATTTGGCTGCCTATGTACAAGAAAATGATCAGCATGTGGCTCCTCAAAGTGAAGGAAGTAGTACTTGCCGTGATTTGTGA
- the LOC110787452 gene encoding pentatricopeptide repeat-containing protein At4g13650 yields the protein MFGENVVQWTSRIHSYSQKGLFHRALSLFLNMRRAGVKPNEVTFSTTLTVCTQSINKPFGLGLHTLILKKGYQKQLFVCGGLISMYAGFGRMGDAHHVFDEMPERDEVVCNLMIGKYSQHGFSKEACRLFCGMVNGVVHWRGFVSDYSLASVLNACAHVGCCRFGESVHGYAIKICFDSNDFVGSSLIGLYSKYGELGNARLVFDRLGTMDVVVWNTMISVYAQNGYEEEAIGLFLDMEIRGLTPNYTTFSAVVDASSVMPDETLGRKLHAKSLKFGFLSDVYLGTAIVDMYSKFLIMPNAERAFSEMVKKNVISYNALITGYGLIGDHENALKRYTLLRLQGMKPDACTFIGLLTSSTSRAFVVGEQVHSDSIKLGLDRDVLVRNSIVNFYSKCGRVDSAIKAFETTQGSDIVSWTAIISGLVQNNEHTKALEMFCEMHKLSEKADEFSSSSVIKAVASLAAVAEGRYLHGYVLKVGLNHHIFVGSALIDMYSKCGIVEDAYKLFSEMPEKNVVSWNAMITGYAQSCLSDEALHLFNEMLRCGILPTSATFVGVLLACCHAGLVQEGRRYHKLMENYYGISPSVEHYSCMVNLLGHAGYVSEAEEFLLSSPFKEDYGIWKSLLTSCEAHRDFDVAARVAEYCLHLKPNDSSTYTILSNIYATKKLWSEVERTRDSMRVADVVKEPGCSWIEVK from the coding sequence ATGTTTGGCGAAAATGTGGTACAATGGACATCAAGAATCCATTCTTACTCCCAAAAAGGTTTGTTTCACAGAGCCCTTTCTTTGTTCCTTAATATGCGAAGAGCTGGTGTTAAACCAAATGAAGTCACTTTCTCAACCACCTTAACTGTGTGCACTCAATCAATCAACAAACCCTTCGGTTTAGGCTTGCATACTCTAATTCTCAAGAAAGGGTATCAAAAACAGCTCTTTGTTTGTGGTGGGTTAATCTCGATGTATGCGGGTTTCGGCCGAATGGGAGATGCCCACCATGTGTTTGATGAAATGCCTGAGAGAGATGAAGTCGTGTGTAACTTGATGATAGGTAAGTATTCGCAGCATGGGTTTAGTAAAGAAGCTTGTAGGTTGTTTTGTGGGATGGTTAATGGGGTTGTACATTGGAGGGGTTTTGTGAGTGATTATAGTCTTGCTAGTGTTCTTAATGCTTGTGCTCATGTGGGTTGTTGTAGGTTTGGTGAGTCTGTACATGGTTATGCGATTAAGATTTGTTTTGATTCGAATGATTTTGTTGGTAGCTCTCTTATTGGTTTGTATTCTAAGTACGGAGAGTTGGGTAATGCTCGTTTGGTGTTTGATCGGTTGGGGACTATGGATGTCGTTGTGTGGAATACTATGATTAGTGTGTATGCTCAAAATGGTTATGAAGAAGAAGCTATTGGGTTGTTCCTTGATATGGAGATTCGGGGGCTTACTCCTAATTATACCACATTTTCGGCTGTTGTGGATGCTTCATCTGTTATGCCTGATGAGACACTTGGTAGAAAACTTCATGctaaatcattaaaatttgGTTTTCTGTCGGATGTTTACTTGGGTACTGCAATTGTTGATATGTACTCCAAGTTCCTGATCATGCCAAATGCTGAAAGAGCTTTCTCTGAGATGGTGAAAAAGAATGTGATATCGTATAATGCACTTATTACCGGCTATGGTTTGATTGGTGATCATGAAAATGCTCTTAAAAGATACACACTGTTGAGGCTTCAGGGAATGAAACCCGATGCATGCACCTTTATTGGCCTTCTCACATCTTCCACATCCCGAGCATTTGTTGTGGGGGAACAAGTGCACTCAGACTCAATTAAGCTTGGGTTGGACCGAGATGTTTTGGTTAGGAACTCAATTGTGAATTTCTATTCTAAGTGTGGACGGGTTGACTCTGCAATAAAAGCATTTGAGACTACACAGGGGAGTGATATTGTTTCTTGGACGGCCATTATTTCAGGACTTGTCCAAAACAATGAACATACCAAAGCTCTTGAGATGTTTTGTGAAATGCACAAACTGTCAGAAAAGGCAGATGAATTTTCTTCCTCTAGCGTCATCAAGGCAGTAGCTAGCCTAGCAGCTGTTGCTGAAGGAAGATACCTGCATGGGTATGTGCTGAAAGTGGGCTTAAACCACCATATATTTGTTGGAAGTGCACTGATTGACATGTACTCCAAATGTGGGATTGTGGAAGATGCATATAAATTATTCTCCGAGATGCCTGAGAAAAATGTTGTGTCTTGGAACGCAATGATAACAGGTTATGCTCAAAGTTGTCTCTCTGATGAAGCACTACACTTGTTCAATGAAATGTTGAGGTGTGGGATCTTGCCTACTTCAGCAACTTTTGTTGGGGTTCTCCTTGCTTGTTGTCATGCAGGACTGGTTCAAGAAGGCAGGCGCTATCACAAACTAATGGAAAACTACTATGGGATTTCACCTTCCGTAGAACACTACTCCTGTATGGTGAATCTCCTAGGTCATGCTGGTTATGTTAGTGAGGCAGAAGAATTTCTTCTTAGTTCACCCTTTAAAGAGGACTATGGAATTTGGAAGTCTCTCCTCACTTCTTGTGAAGCACACAGAGATTTTGATGTTGCTGCTCGCGTTGCAGAGTACTGTTTGCATTTAAAGCCAAATGACTCTTCTACTTATACCATTCTCTCCAACATATATGCCACTAAGAAGTTGTGGTCAGAAGTTGAAAGAACAAGGGATTCTATGAGGGTGGCAGATGTTGTGAAGGAACCTGGGTGCAGCTGGATTGAAGTGAAGTGA